A single window of Aquarana catesbeiana isolate 2022-GZ linkage group LG10, ASM4218655v1, whole genome shotgun sequence DNA harbors:
- the LOC141109843 gene encoding nesprin-2-like, which yields MDRETLLEKQRNLKELEKDIYRLGQEAEKLDDNLQVAEITLKDPEYGGVTSCQKMITMFFDKLENAQQAALRDLQSLQESEALEMLNNRQRALCKNIEDIQDQIDKIGLQDPTIHAVQQRIKSLMQLEKMLESFINEKTSISTGFLELLHTARSKDICRPEECDMLWEDAMQNITHSKEQCEAVIELLRKFQSYKKELTSPIQKAETLMPCQSSYMGKEILQDTLKKVILLVQNALLHKGILYCILKVFVIEFVRPRVVLGAMADNRQVT from the exons ATGGACAGGGAAACTCTGCTAGAGAAACAGAGGAACCTCAAGGAACTTGAAAAGGACATTTACCGCCTTGGCCAAGAAGCTGAAAAACTTGATGACAACCTGCAAGTGGCTGAGATCACCCTGaaagacccagagtatggagggGTAACCTCTTGCCAGAAAATGATTACCATGTTCTTTGACAAGCTAGAAAATGCACAACAAGCTGCTCTGAGGGACCTCCAGAGCTTGCAGGAGAGCGAGGCACTGGAGATGCTAAACAACAGACAAAGAGCCCTGTGCAAAAATATTGAAGATATTCAGGACCAGATTGATAAAATTGGTCTTCAAGATCCAACTATTCATGCTGTCCAACAAAG AATTAAATCGTTGATGCAGTTGGAGAAGATGCTGGAATCATTCATAAATGAAAAGACATCCATTTCTACTGGCTTCCTGGAGCTTCTTCACACCGCACGCTCCAAGGATATCTGTAGACCTGAAGAGTGTGATATGCTATGGGAGGATGCAATGCAGAATATCACTCACAG CAAGGAGCAGTGCGAGGCGGTAATAGAACTCCTTCGCAAGTTTCAGAGTTACAAAAAGGAACTAACGTCACCTATTCAGAAAGCAGAGACCTTAATGCCCTGCCAGTCATCTTACATGGGAAAAGAAATTCTTCAGGACACCTTGAAAAAGGTAATTTTGCTTGTGCAGAATGCTTTGCTACATAAGGGCATTCTTTATTGCATCTTAAAAGTATTTGTCATTGAGTTTGTTAGACCCCGTGTGGTGCTAGGAGCAATGGCTGATAACAGGCAGGTCACGTGA